One Methanolinea sp. DNA window includes the following coding sequences:
- a CDS encoding DUF2117 domain-containing protein, giving the protein MSPPLEDAVMVVHGAEIFDAGDAARLHSLLRPRRLVVAGIMARVAAEESGLPCEFADVPPSTVLRGLEYPFFLANRGKTPESGRIFGEIVAGRVGGDGIVHVECASGEVICWDRDPDDLAREIARATGYTIVPAISRRAATPPGVRVIRGCIPGEPVFVNGTVIGIATAPEVVLGTDGQGMLEPLAGIEVKGHGLEKLARAGPVDPATAWCKSGRIRSRGPVTERRAAGRGRVVFIDHCGHLVYRTIARDGVCGIVSVGDDTTAVCGHIGAHLGIPVFGIVDGDTDGIVPTRYAGGSVIAVADGISDDALGKEVVGLIPRGDVEWEEFVRALVERIGDRARILRPGSP; this is encoded by the coding sequence ATGTCACCACCACTCGAAGACGCGGTGATGGTCGTCCACGGCGCGGAGATATTCGACGCTGGGGATGCTGCCCGCCTCCACTCCCTCCTGCGCCCGCGCCGGCTCGTCGTCGCGGGGATCATGGCGCGGGTGGCTGCCGAGGAGTCCGGCCTCCCCTGCGAGTTCGCGGACGTGCCGCCGAGCACGGTGCTCCGCGGCCTCGAATACCCCTTCTTCCTCGCCAACAGGGGGAAGACGCCCGAGTCCGGCCGGATATTCGGGGAGATCGTGGCCGGGAGGGTCGGGGGGGACGGGATCGTCCACGTCGAGTGCGCGTCGGGGGAAGTGATCTGCTGGGACAGGGACCCTGACGACCTCGCGAGGGAGATAGCCCGCGCGACCGGCTACACCATTGTTCCCGCAATTTCCCGCCGCGCCGCGACACCCCCCGGGGTCAGGGTGATCCGGGGGTGCATCCCCGGCGAGCCTGTCTTCGTGAACGGGACGGTGATCGGCATCGCGACCGCGCCGGAAGTGGTCCTCGGGACGGACGGGCAGGGGATGCTCGAACCACTGGCCGGGATCGAGGTCAAGGGCCACGGCCTCGAGAAGCTCGCGAGGGCCGGACCGGTCGACCCCGCGACGGCGTGGTGCAAGAGCGGGCGGATCAGGTCGCGGGGACCGGTGACCGAGCGGCGCGCCGCGGGGAGGGGCCGGGTCGTCTTCATCGACCACTGCGGCCACCTCGTCTACCGGACGATCGCGAGGGACGGCGTGTGCGGGATCGTGAGCGTCGGCGACGACACGACCGCGGTCTGCGGGCACATCGGGGCACACCTGGGGATCCCCGTCTTTGGGATCGTGGACGGCGACACCGATGGCATCGTTCCCACCCGTTACGCAGGGGGCTCCGTGATCGCGGTCGCGGACGGCATCTCCGACGACGCGCTGGGCAAGGAAGTGGTAGGGTTGATCCCGCGCGGCGACGTGGAGTGGGAGGAGTTCGTCCGGGCCCTCGTGGAGCGCATCGGGGACAGGGCGAGGATCCTCAGGCCCGGCTCGCCGTGA